Sequence from the Paenibacillus tundrae genome:
AAGGACTAGCTCTATAGCCAGTCCTTTTTGTTCTTATGGGTAAATGCAATTTTAAGTCCATGGAGTGTAAATACTGAACCTTTAATATAGATAAACTTTTTAGAAAATTTAGTTTTTTTTGAAGCAAGTTACCCAACTTGCCACCAAAAATACTTATCAACACAAAGTGCACTAAAGTTTGGAGCAAGAATACAACACCAAGAACCAAATGACACGCTCAACGATTAGAAAAAACAGTGCACATCCTCCGGCTTGATCAGCAGAACGTCTCATTTTACAAGATCATAGACCTCGTTGTTCACTCCTATTCTCGCGCTCTCCATTCAATTTCGGATGGATTAGGAAAATAAATTTCACACATAAAAAGCAGCTCTATACGGCGGCTAAAAAAGATTACGCAATCGTCACTGCACGAACGGACTGACGTTCCACACATTGAATATCCAAGGTAAATACAGACTTAACCTGCTCCCCGTTCAACATTTGAATGAGCAAATGTCCAGCAAGCAATCCAGCATCTGTCTTAGGTTGTCGAAACGTCGTTAGCGGAGGAGAAACATATTGTGATACATGGATATTGTCAAATCCAACGACAGATATTTGCTCCGGCACTGAAATGTGATGCTCGTGAAATGCTTCCAGACCTCCGATTGCCATGTCATCATTTGCAAAAAACACAGCCGAGGGGAGACCCTTCTCTATCAGCATCTTGGCAGCATGATAACCGCTCTCTTTGCAAAATTGTCCACCCAGTCTCCATTTGCTTTTTTCTTCGATGTTGGCTTCACTCAGCGCTCGCAAAAATCCTTGATAACGAAGAAGATTACAATCCGAACTGCGCGGTCCGTTAATATAAGCGAGTGTACGATGACCTTGATCAATCAGATATTTTGTTGCCAAATATCCCCCTTGCTCGTCATCCATTAGAACATTTACGATATGTTCATTCACAAGTTCCCGATCCATCACCACGATTGGAAAATCCCTAGCTGCAACTTCCGTGAGCAATTGATCCGGAATATCCTGCGCAATCACAATGGCGCCGTCGATTCGCTTTTCCCGAATATATCGGGTCGCAGTGGATTTCTCACCGCCCATTGAACTGCATACAATCAGATCGTAACCATGACTCTTAATCGCTGATTCGATGCCGGGTACCAAATCCGAGAAATAAGGACTGGACATGTCGTGAACCATCACGCCGATGGTTTGGGTACTCTTACGTTTTAATTCCGACGCTGGTCCATGTTTAACGTAATTGAGTTCGCTGGCTGCACCGAGCACCTTCTGTCTGGTCAGTTCACTTACATTGTCTTTCCCATTAAGTGCACAGGATACGGTAGAACTAGCTACACCAGCCCTTTTTGCTACATCTTTAATGGTTATCATTTTAATGCTCCTCAAAAGATCAATCTCTTTTGTTTTTAGAAACTATATCTATACATCATTCACTGCATTTTATCATGCTATCTCTTGCATGTCTCCTCGGTATTCCCCTGTTTATAGAAACAGATAGAGCGCAAAAATAGAACTACATTCACTATTTAACAGCTAGTTTCATCGAATACTTCCCTTCTTTATAAATAGTCGTACGTGTTTAACCCCTCATGTGTGTGGTTCTCAATGGTGTTTTCACTTCATTTACTCTCTATTATTATATCTAAACTTCAATCGGACTATGTTCTTGTCTCCTGACAAAAAAAGGAGCAACTAGCCATTGCAAGTTGCTCCATGATGTATGAATTTCACAAACAATTCAAGTAACTTTATGAAGTCTTCTCAAAAGAAGCTAATTCTTACACATAAAGTGATTCCAAATCCCTTCTCTATTCCAAAGACAGAACGTTACCCATAGATAATAATATGTCTATTATGAACCATACTACAAAACCGATATAAATCAAGGAAATAAAAGTAATTATCTTGTTAAAACCCTTATTAATAATTATTACAAATATGTAGAATAAAATAGAAACTAGCAGTGGATTTTTCCAGTACCCCATACCAAAGGAATATTTGTATAGAGAGTAAACAGTGGATATTAGCCAAAGTATTAATGTAATATTAAAAATGATTTTTTTAGTTTTCATTGAATAATTCCTTCCAATTTTTATTCTATAGACGATATTAACATATTTCATGTTAATCATTGTAAGTTAAATTATGGTAATAAGATGAAAGGCCTTTTCGTGATATTCTGCCCATTAGATGAACAAAAGCAGCTGGTCACATTGATCAGCTGCTTTCTTTGCATGATTGAGTTATCGTTTCCCATTAGGTCAATGAACTAGGGTGAAGATTGTAGTTAACTAATGAAATACTTTAATAGTGTTATTATACGGTTTTAATCAAATTGACATAGAAAATCACATCGAATCTACCATGGAATCGACCACGTTTTCTGGCTGTCTAGAAGTAGTACTTGATAAATTTTTGTGTTTTTCTCCCCAGATTTTCATCTCCATAATGATCGGCACTAAGGTGCGTCCGAATTTCGATAGCGAGTATTCAACTTTCGGAGGAACTTGCGGATATACCTCACGGTGTACGATCCCGTCTTCTTCAAGCTCTCGAAGCTGTAGTGTCAGCATTCTCTGCGTAATGGTGGGACATATTCTGCGAAACTCGTTAAATCGTACAGGGCCTTTAATCATATGATACAAAAGTAAACCCTTCCACTTGCCGCCAATGACATCCAACGTATACTCGACAGGACAACCTTCTTCATTCGGACATTGACCATATCCGGATTTGCGGTCACGCATGCATTATCCTCCTCTTTTACAGTATACAAATTGATACTACATCACACTATTGTGCGTACTATTCATGATAGCTAATATACGTTATATTACAACCAGAAAGCAATAAGTGATGTACAATTAAGGAGGAAACGACAATGTCAAACCGACAAATGAAAGCCATCGGCTTGCTGAAGTATTTACCCATTAATCAACCTGAGAGCTTGCTGGACGTTATGATGGATGTACCTGAACCTACAGGGAGAGACTTGCTGATCCGAGTCAAAGCCATTTCTGTTAATCCCGTCGATGTTAAAGTGCGCGCTCCCAAAAATCGAACCGAAAACACGCCAAAGGTTCTCGGTTGGGATGTTGCAGGTGTCGTGGAACAAGCCGGACCAGAATCTTCACTGTTCAAACCCGGTGATGAAGTGTATTACGCCGGTAGTATTGCCCGTCCTGGTGGGAATAGCGAGTTTCACCTCGTTGATGAGAGAATTGTCGGTTTAAAACCAGCAACACTGGAATTTTCACATGCAGCCGCTCTGCCGTTAACTGCTATCACCGCTTGGGAAGGATTATTCGATCGATTGGGTGTGTCTAATACTACCGAGCGCAATGAAGGTAAATCCATTTTAATCATCGGGGCTGCGGGTGGTGTTGGTTCTATTGCGACACAACTGGCCAAACACGCTGGTTTGACTGTCATCGGTACAGCTTCCCGCCCGGAATCTGCTGAGTGGGCCAAAAACATGGGAGCTGACCACATCATCAATCATTATGAACCATTTCTCCCTCAGCTCAAAGCACTAGGATTAGAATATGTTGACTATATTTTCTGCCTAAACAGTACGGAGAAGCATTGGGTTAATATGGCTGAAGCCATTGCTCCTCAAGGGAACATTTGCTCCATTGTGGAGACGGATGAGCTGCTCGATCTGACTTTACTGAAAAACAAAAGCGTCATTTTTGCCTGGGAGCTGATGTTCACCAGACCGTTGTTCCAAACTTCGGATATGATTGAACAGCACAACTTGTTAAACGAAGTTTCCCGTATGATTGATAAAGGACACTTACGAACTACGGTTGCCCAGATCCTCTCTCCCATCAATGCAGCCAATTTGCGTAAGGCTCATGCCATATTGGAAGAAGGACGTATGACAGGTAAAATCGTGATTGAGAACTTTGAGTAACAATAACATTTGTTATTCATATTACTATGATATTCTCTCCGTTAATTAAATATAAGCAGCTGATCACTTGGATCAGCTGCTTCCTTTGTTATATTGAGCTATCGCTTCCAGTTAGAATCATTGTATTGATTTTGCTAAAGCGATCATTTCCTTCTAAGTTAATTATCTCTGTCAACTGCAATAAAGTATTATTGTTTACCCATCGTAAAACGACCACCAACCATAAATAGCCCGCTTGAGCCATTTCCCCCTATACCACTATCTATTAGTATATATCTGTTAGGTCTACAGCCATTAAAAATAAGATATAAAAGGAGTAGTATATGGGCAACTCGAACATCTTCAATCCGTTTCGGAGACTTCATTTTTACGCGGCTTGGCTGATTACCCCCTTGTTAATCACCCTTAGTTTGTCGGGAATTGGTTTCTTATTTTATACCAATGTGGAGAATCGTATCTATGACGAGGCTTTCTTTGGAGAGAGCGAGATAACGACCAGACAAAGTTTAGACGAAGCTGTTCAACAAATTAGCAATAGCTATTCTGGATTCAACATCGGAAAGATCAGTATTATGTCAGAACCTTACAACAACAGAGTGACAATAAGTCATGCAGATGGCGACACGAGATACATTTTTCTAGACCATAACAACCAAATTGTTGCAGAGCAAAATGCAAAAAACACATACTCCAACCTAATGAGAAACTTCCATAGTACTTTATTAACTGGCAGTACTTTCATTCGTTACCTTGTAGAATTGACCGCTTGCTGGGCTATATTTTTGATCGTGTCTGGTGTATATATGACTTTCAAAAAAAGACTGCTGAACAAGAAAAATAGTCAGTCCAAACACCCCTTTCGATTTCAGAAAATTCATGCTATTTTAGGACTAATAACGGCAATCCCTTTATTTGTAATTGTAATGACCGGTATCCCCTGGTCTGTTTTTACAGGAAGTTATATTAGCTCGTATGCTCAGGATCATCCTGAACTAGGAAGAACCGAATTAAAGTACAATCCTCCCCAGTCAGACGTCAATGAAATCCCTTGGGCGACCCGTAGTCTAGATCAGCCCACCTCAGAACATACAGAACAGAAAGGACACGTTGGTCATGGAGATCATCAAGCAGCCGCTCCCGCTCTAACGGATAATCCTAATCAGCAAAGTGTCACAACAATTATTCAAAATGCTCAAAGGGAACAGATTAGTCGCCCCCTCTCTATCGTATATCCTTCGAATGAACAAGGTGTCTTTAAGGTGACTAAGGGAAGTAATACTGGTGTTACTGGTCTTGATGTTAGCCCCTATGAGGAAACGACTGCTTATTTCGATCAATATACCGGAAGTTTAATTGCAAAAATTGATTTCGATGACTATGGAATCATTGGTAAATGGTTCACTTGGGGAATCCCCCTACATGAAGGTCATTTATTCGGTTTAGCTAACCAAATCCTGAATTTAATCGTATGTTTAGCTTTCCTAGCTGCGATTGTCATGGGATTTATCTCATGGATGAGAAGAGCGAAGCCGGGTGAATTCAAGGGTCCTCAGCGAATCAATAAACCTTGGTCTATTGGAGCCGTACTCACACTATTAACCTTGGGGATCTTAATGCCCTTATTCGGATTGTCCGTCGTTGTCATCTTTATTATTGAAACGATTATTTATTTCTGTACACGCAATCGAATTCAAACTACTTAAACGAAACATCACGGATGAATATCTTCATAATATAGAAGAGAAGATTTCATAACAGGTATGTAATAGAAATATACCGTCTCGCGGTTCTTTAACGACCTTATGACATAGCGGCACCAGCCAGCCAAGGTGCTAAGAAACCTAGTGCTGCAATTGGAATACCAATAACACATATGCAAGTGCCCAAAAAGTTTTTGTTTGATATTAATGGGATCATTATAGAGCTCTTAAGAACTCACCAAAATATCGATCATTTTTAGAGAAATCAGGCTATTGTTCTAGCTTTGCCGGCTTTCAATCCGATTTGATCCTGTATTCGTTTAGGTCTCTTCACGTAGATTAATACTGCGATGGATCAAGCCTGTTTCCGAAATTGTAGGGTGTTTAACCAGTCCCTATTAGAATCTTGGAATACACTACACTAATATCACTTCTTACTTGGTCATTTCCATTTTTCTACGGAGTCTAGAACCCTAAGGGAGGAAAGATTATGGCGATTCGCTACAGTATTATCATTGCCACCTATAACCGTGCTCATCAAATATCACTCACACTGGCGGCTTTTGAGGCGCAGACCTATCCCAAGCATTTATTCGAGGTCATCGTTGCTGATGATGGTTCCACAGATGGAACAAAAGAGCAGGTTGAAGGCTTTCAAGCTTCATATCCACTGACCTATGTATCGCAGACAGAGCAACGCGGCAGATCTGCTATTCGGAATTTGGGGCTGCAGTATGCCAAAGGATCATACGTCATCTTTTGTGATGTTGATTTTCTGGCATTACCTGAATTTATCCGAACCGTGCGACAGTACCATCGTAGAAGCCCCCGAGCTGTGGTTTCTGGCTTTCCACATTCCTTCGGCGGCTCTTATACCCACTACTATCCAGATTTTTCTCCTGAAGAGAAAGAACACTGTCGTGAGATTCTCACTGCATCAAATTCATGGCGTCCTGAACTAGATGCTGCAAGTGAAATCACTCCGTTGGTTACACCAGCAGATATTATGCATCATACAGATACTTTGTCCCGTGTCGTTTTCCCATCCAAAATGCCGCCTGGTGTCATCAAACAATTTGCCAGCACAGATGTCGCTCCTTGGATGATATTTGTTACTCGGTGTGTATCCGTTCGGCGTAGTCTACTGAATCGGGTTGGAGGGTTCAACGAAAGGTTCATACTTTATGGGCTGGAGGACTGGGATTTAGGTTATAGATTGCACCGATTGAAAGTACCCTTTTATTGCATGAAAGAAGTCGTGGGCTATCATCAGGAGCATCCAACCCATTTCCGGGGAGATGTACTAAACACAGAAAACCTTCGAATTATGTTGGAGACCTACGGCCTTCATGATTCTGCACTGAACTTATTTACCGTAGTACCTCCATCAGATGATTTGGAAACCTACAAAAATACACTGCGGGTTTTGCGTAACGGGCTTCGGTACAGAGCAACACGTTCTTCTGCAAGGTTGCTAAAGAGAACATTACGAATTGCAGCCAAGCAATTCTTACTCCAAAACGATACAGAGGCATACAAAAAATCTTTAGCTAAAATACAGCGAAGAGCAAGAGGCCGGAAAAGCCGAGTGGCTCGTGTTTTGCGAGATATCGTACAGAGAGCTGAACAAGCAAAGAATTAGAGAAAAGCAACCGACCTAAATCTTTTGCCATGGGATGGGAATACGGAAGGCATCTAATTTTGACATAAGCTTGCCAACAGAGCAGTAGGCTTGTGCATTGTAACATCACGGACCAAAACGCGCCTTAGTTCTTATAGAGTTTAAGGCGCGTTAAGGAGCGTATGTTTAGAACGATAAGTACATATAAATCATGACTTCAATGTAACTTCAGTGCTCCCCTGGTTTTTATAAATTAACTTTTCCCGATTTGAGGCCGTATTAGTTATCGGGTAATTAAATTGTCTCTTTGGATATCGTCCCGAAATATTCTTCAACTACCTCACGGAATTCGAGAGCAGCAGGTATAAATCCCTTCGATTTGCATATAGAATCCACCGGATCACGAGTACCGTAGCCTCTTTTTACACCAACAAAACATTCATCTCTTAGCTCAGTCAAAGATATGCTGTTTCGGTCAGCAAGCCGATGCCCTTTTGGAACATCTACAAGAATCGGATCGATGAACATGATCTGACATTCATTGTCTTTCCCCCTTATAGGAGGTGAGGACAAGCAAAAATCAACCTCTCCTCTATGAAGAAGCGTAACCATTTCCTGCGTGGTGAGCATTTGCACATGAAATTGGATATCGGGTGCTTGTTCCGAAACTCTCGAAGAATCTGAGGCAATGTGCTTGCGGTGTTCACATGTTCTTTAACATCATTCCTTAAAAATCAAGCAAGATGTTATGTTTCCTAAGACAAAAGATAGCTGAACCTTTTATGGTTTAGCTATCTTTTTTTCATTTATTAGAGAAAATTCAATTTTACCCGCAGTAAACATTTTGGTAGCACTGTCATATTTATAATACACCGTTAAGGAACAAACATATTCACCTATGCCAACACTTCCATCTACTTTAGCAACAATTTTGTTACTGACCACGTTATAGTCAACAACACCACCGAAATTCAATTCGTTCTTGTACTCAAAATCGGGGTCGCCTTCGTGCACTAACTCATGTTGCTTGTCACCAATCTTAACTGTCACAGTTAATGCCCCTTTGTTATTCTGAACAATAGTTTCAACAGCTTCTGCTATGATCTCTAAAGGGTCTTCAATATTAATTTCAGACAGATCATCTGACTTTACAACATGGATCTCTTCCAGGTAAACTCCTGGACTTCTATTTTTGAAAACTGTTATAACTGCTTCCTCTGTTCCATCATCTGTAACATCATCAAAGTAGACTTGAGGTTTATATCCTTCTACAGCTGGAAACGTCCAATCAAAGTCCTTCGTTTTACCATTGAGTTCTAATGTAGTGCCTTGAACTTCATTATCTTTTTCATTAATTGCAAACAATCTAACTTTATCATCATCCGAACTCTGAATTAGTTTTTCATTTAAGTCTGATCCTTGTTCCGGCTGAGTTGTTACTTGTATAAACGAAGACTCTCCAGAACCTTGCGTATATGTTTCAGGCTTATCTGACCCACATCCTGAAAGCAGAACAACACTCAACAGCATTACCACTCCAAGCTCTTTTTTCAACACTATATTCCCCTCTCATCTAGCACCTAGGAGAAATTATATCAGCGCGACTGAGTTTATGAATGACATAAAATTAACAATTTTTACTCATTAAGTTAAAATTAGCAGTGTGAATTGCTCTTGTACCCGTAATCGTGAACAGTAAATTAATTCTTTTTGATGTAGTTTGCCGTCAATTTCGCTAACAAATTTTTTGTGGAATCTGCTATCTTTGGATGAACTATTTTTGCCCGTTAGTTGAATGGCACTATGCGCCCTCGTCTATTTCCTTTAAAAACAATTGTCTGAGCATCAAAAAAAGCCGCCCACAGGCGACCTTTTGAGCAAGAATACGATTTTCAACTTGAAGTATGATCTAGATCTAGTAAGTACATTGGAGGCTGTTATAACTCTTAAGTATCATGATCAGGACGCTGGATCATATAGTTCTGCATCATGTTCGGTGACCCAATCAATTTGCCTGAATCCAAGGCCAGCATTCGTTTGCTGCACATCTAGCACCTCTAATTCAGGTGCTTGCCAAGGCGCTTTTTTCGTTTCAATCGGTCGTTCCCTCCTTTCTACACAAACTGAAACCGAGACGCGAGCACTTTTTAAGATACGTAATGTATCTCAATGAAAATTATATGACACAATACGTATCTAAGCAAACAACCTATTTCATCCTTTTCTCTGGGTTATATGCTTTCTCCTTATCATTATTTAAAGAGTAATATAATATTGATTTCAATGACTCTATTTTACACAATGAAAAATAAAAGATCGATTTTTAGAATTAGCATGTTTAAATTCCCAATCGCCATATGTTTTAATTTCCGAAAACCCTGTTCGTTTCAGCGATTCATCTAATTCTCCTTGATTTCGGAATCTTATCTGCATTTTCTCATGAACGAGGACTTCGTCTGTTTTTGCATTTTTCACAGTTTCATAAAATGTATAGATGTCTCCCTCAAACCCTTCATATTCTGTATAGATCTCAAGAGGGTCTCCACTTAACATATCTTTGGCTAAGTCAGGAGTCTTGTCCTTCTCCCACTCTTCCCACACTTTTACCAAAGGGTTTCTAATATCAAAAA
This genomic interval carries:
- a CDS encoding PepSY-associated TM helix domain-containing protein — translated: MGNSNIFNPFRRLHFYAAWLITPLLITLSLSGIGFLFYTNVENRIYDEAFFGESEITTRQSLDEAVQQISNSYSGFNIGKISIMSEPYNNRVTISHADGDTRYIFLDHNNQIVAEQNAKNTYSNLMRNFHSTLLTGSTFIRYLVELTACWAIFLIVSGVYMTFKKRLLNKKNSQSKHPFRFQKIHAILGLITAIPLFVIVMTGIPWSVFTGSYISSYAQDHPELGRTELKYNPPQSDVNEIPWATRSLDQPTSEHTEQKGHVGHGDHQAAAPALTDNPNQQSVTTIIQNAQREQISRPLSIVYPSNEQGVFKVTKGSNTGVTGLDVSPYEETTAYFDQYTGSLIAKIDFDDYGIIGKWFTWGIPLHEGHLFGLANQILNLIVCLAFLAAIVMGFISWMRRAKPGEFKGPQRINKPWSIGAVLTLLTLGILMPLFGLSVVVIFIIETIIYFCTRNRIQTT
- a CDS encoding glycosyltransferase family 2 protein — protein: MAIRYSIIIATYNRAHQISLTLAAFEAQTYPKHLFEVIVADDGSTDGTKEQVEGFQASYPLTYVSQTEQRGRSAIRNLGLQYAKGSYVIFCDVDFLALPEFIRTVRQYHRRSPRAVVSGFPHSFGGSYTHYYPDFSPEEKEHCREILTASNSWRPELDAASEITPLVTPADIMHHTDTLSRVVFPSKMPPGVIKQFASTDVAPWMIFVTRCVSVRRSLLNRVGGFNERFILYGLEDWDLGYRLHRLKVPFYCMKEVVGYHQEHPTHFRGDVLNTENLRIMLETYGLHDSALNLFTVVPPSDDLETYKNTLRVLRNGLRYRATRSSARLLKRTLRIAAKQFLLQNDTEAYKKSLAKIQRRARGRKSRVARVLRDIVQRAEQAKN
- a CDS encoding paeninodin family lasso peptide, translated to MLDVQQTNAGLGFRQIDWVTEHDAELYDPAS
- a CDS encoding zinc-binding alcohol dehydrogenase family protein, translating into MSNRQMKAIGLLKYLPINQPESLLDVMMDVPEPTGRDLLIRVKAISVNPVDVKVRAPKNRTENTPKVLGWDVAGVVEQAGPESSLFKPGDEVYYAGSIARPGGNSEFHLVDERIVGLKPATLEFSHAAALPLTAITAWEGLFDRLGVSNTTERNEGKSILIIGAAGGVGSIATQLAKHAGLTVIGTASRPESAEWAKNMGADHIINHYEPFLPQLKALGLEYVDYIFCLNSTEKHWVNMAEAIAPQGNICSIVETDELLDLTLLKNKSVIFAWELMFTRPLFQTSDMIEQHNLLNEVSRMIDKGHLRTTVAQILSPINAANLRKAHAILEEGRMTGKIVIENFE
- a CDS encoding winged helix-turn-helix transcriptional regulator; translation: MRDRKSGYGQCPNEEGCPVEYTLDVIGGKWKGLLLYHMIKGPVRFNEFRRICPTITQRMLTLQLRELEEDGIVHREVYPQVPPKVEYSLSKFGRTLVPIIMEMKIWGEKHKNLSSTTSRQPENVVDSMVDSM
- a CDS encoding LacI family DNA-binding transcriptional regulator: MITIKDVAKRAGVASSTVSCALNGKDNVSELTRQKVLGAASELNYVKHGPASELKRKSTQTIGVMVHDMSSPYFSDLVPGIESAIKSHGYDLIVCSSMGGEKSTATRYIREKRIDGAIVIAQDIPDQLLTEVAARDFPIVVMDRELVNEHIVNVLMDDEQGGYLATKYLIDQGHRTLAYINGPRSSDCNLLRYQGFLRALSEANIEEKSKWRLGGQFCKESGYHAAKMLIEKGLPSAVFFANDDMAIGGLEAFHEHHISVPEQISVVGFDNIHVSQYVSPPLTTFRQPKTDAGLLAGHLLIQMLNGEQVKSVFTLDIQCVERQSVRAVTIA